One window of Nitrospirota bacterium genomic DNA carries:
- the amrS gene encoding AmmeMemoRadiSam system radical SAM enzyme translates to MKEAMVYEKLKGTDARCHLCAHNCLISNGQRGICAVRENRDGVLYSLVYGKVVASNIDPIEKKPLFHFLPGSSSFSIATAGCNFRCMHCQNYEISQFPKERKFTIPGNDMTPEDIVNAALQYKCESISYTYTEPTIFFEFAYDCAKLAHEKGIKNIFVSNGYTGAGAAKLIAPYLDANNIDLKGGDTFYKKICGARLEPVKNTIRLMKELGVWVEVTTLIIPDHNDSDNDLNDIVDFIASVDPSIPWHVSRFYPTYLLTDKPPTPVETLKRAMNIGYQKGLKYIYAGNVPGDEGENTLCPACKTVLIERYGFRVLKNRIQDNACPQCKQPVAGVWNI, encoded by the coding sequence ATGAAAGAGGCGATGGTATATGAGAAACTGAAAGGCACGGATGCCAGATGTCATCTGTGCGCGCATAACTGCCTCATAAGCAACGGTCAAAGGGGCATATGCGCCGTGCGTGAGAACAGGGACGGCGTTTTATACAGCCTTGTATACGGCAAAGTCGTCGCATCAAATATCGACCCTATTGAAAAGAAGCCGCTCTTTCATTTTCTCCCCGGCTCATCCTCCTTTTCGATTGCCACCGCGGGATGTAATTTCCGGTGCATGCACTGCCAGAATTATGAGATCTCACAGTTTCCCAAAGAGCGCAAATTCACTATTCCCGGAAATGACATGACACCCGAAGATATAGTGAATGCGGCCCTGCAATATAAGTGTGAGAGCATTTCCTATACTTACACGGAGCCTACCATCTTCTTTGAGTTTGCGTATGACTGCGCAAAACTCGCGCATGAAAAAGGCATTAAGAATATTTTTGTGAGCAACGGATACACCGGGGCCGGGGCGGCAAAGCTCATAGCTCCTTATCTTGACGCAAATAATATTGACCTGAAAGGCGGCGACACTTTTTATAAGAAAATCTGCGGGGCGAGACTTGAGCCCGTAAAAAACACGATCAGGCTCATGAAAGAGCTTGGGGTATGGGTTGAGGTCACGACGCTTATCATCCCCGATCACAATGACTCGGACAATGACCTGAACGACATTGTGGATTTCATCGCTTCAGTAGACCCCTCGATACCCTGGCATGTGAGCCGCTTTTATCCGACTTATCTTCTGACTGACAAGCCTCCCACACCTGTTGAAACACTTAAGCGCGCAATGAATATCGGATATCAAAAAGGGCTTAAATATATCTATGCAGGCAATGTGCCGGGCGATGAAGGAGAGAATACCCTTTGTCCCGCCTGTAAAACTGTTCTGATCGAACGATACGGTTTCCGGGTACTGAAAAACCGTATACAGGACAATGCCTGCCCTCAATGCAAGCAGCCTGTTGCCGGTGTATGGAATATCTGA
- a CDS encoding MFS transporter yields MPSKKILGLNRNVFFTGLVSFFMDFSSEMIYPLVPIFLSSVLGVNKSVIGLIEGIAESTASLLKVFSGWLSDRMGKRKVLMVAGYGISALSRPVIALSTVWGHVLTFRFIDRFGKGIRGAPRDAIIAESTPRAELGRSFGFHRGMDTFGAVAGPAVAFVILSLFTGNYRLVFWLSMIPGIIAVVVILFFIKEQKINGAEVRKRGSAEGKDFRASELPNFRTNFDWRYKTFVAIATLFAIGNSSDVFLILKATSAGIKETQIPVLYLFFNLVYALTAMPAGILSDRIGRKRIILSGFVLFGFIYWGFAVATEQGHIWGLFLLYGVFMGLTEGIQKAYLGSIIPAECKATAYGIYNTFVGIAVFPASVVGGYLWDKFGPHATFYYGMSTAFISALIFLVIFGFDKMFNHRGHGE; encoded by the coding sequence ATGCCGTCCAAAAAAATCCTTGGCTTGAACAGGAATGTATTCTTCACCGGGCTTGTGAGTTTCTTTATGGACTTCAGCTCCGAGATGATATACCCGCTGGTGCCGATATTTCTGAGTTCCGTGCTTGGTGTCAACAAGTCCGTTATCGGGCTCATCGAAGGAATTGCTGAGAGCACCGCGAGTTTGCTGAAGGTATTTTCAGGCTGGCTCTCGGACAGGATGGGTAAAAGAAAGGTCCTCATGGTTGCCGGCTACGGCATCTCGGCATTGAGCAGGCCGGTGATCGCGCTTTCAACTGTATGGGGCCATGTGCTAACCTTTCGTTTCATCGACAGGTTCGGTAAGGGCATAAGGGGCGCTCCAAGAGATGCCATAATCGCAGAGTCCACTCCACGCGCCGAACTCGGTCGCTCATTCGGTTTTCATAGGGGGATGGATACATTCGGCGCGGTAGCAGGGCCTGCGGTTGCCTTTGTCATACTCTCATTATTTACCGGCAATTACCGCCTCGTGTTCTGGCTTTCAATGATACCGGGGATAATTGCGGTGGTTGTAATTTTATTTTTTATAAAAGAGCAAAAGATCAATGGCGCAGAAGTTCGGAAGCGCGGAAGTGCGGAAGGTAAGGACTTCCGAGCTTCAGAACTTCCGAACTTTCGCACTAATTTTGACTGGAGATACAAAACATTTGTGGCTATCGCGACCCTTTTTGCCATCGGCAATTCAAGCGACGTGTTTTTGATCCTGAAGGCGACAAGCGCCGGTATAAAAGAAACGCAGATACCGGTGCTTTATCTTTTCTTTAATCTTGTCTATGCGCTTACAGCCATGCCCGCGGGAATTCTATCAGACAGGATCGGAAGGAAGAGGATCATACTTTCCGGCTTCGTCCTCTTCGGTTTTATTTACTGGGGCTTTGCCGTGGCTACAGAGCAGGGCCACATCTGGGGGTTGTTTCTCCTCTACGGCGTATTTATGGGCCTTACAGAGGGAATCCAAAAGGCGTATCTCGGATCAATAATACCCGCTGAATGCAAGGCTACTGCATACGGGATATATAATACGTTTGTCGGGATCGCGGTATTTCCCGCGAGTGTTGTCGGCGGTTATCTGTGGGACAAGTTCGGCCCTCACGCGACTTTCTATTACGGTATGTCCACCGCATTTATCTCAGCGCTGATCTTTCTGGTGATATTCGGTTTTGATAAAATGTTTAACCACAGAGGACACGGAGAATGA
- the mtgA gene encoding monofunctional biosynthetic peptidoglycan transglycosylase, producing MARNKFFKSFPKGLFLVLIFAMLMSIGFYFVYPNVPKLKKENPAKTSFMEFREKERQEQGKKIKIRQAWVPLSRISPYLIKAVLIAEDDKFYQHEGFDFEAMQKAFEKDIKQKKFKFGGSTISQQLAKNLFLSPSKNPLRKLKEAILTWRIEKTLSKRRILELYLNVAEWGEGIFGIEAASFHYFGKPASDLSPEEAARLASVLPNPRKFNPTGTSRYVEKRSRLIYDIMVRRGIVTDEFDLLE from the coding sequence ATGGCGAGAAATAAGTTTTTCAAAAGTTTTCCGAAGGGGCTTTTCTTAGTTCTCATTTTTGCAATGCTTATGAGCATCGGCTTTTATTTTGTTTACCCTAATGTTCCAAAATTAAAAAAGGAAAATCCGGCTAAGACATCATTCATGGAGTTCCGTGAGAAAGAGCGGCAGGAACAGGGAAAGAAAATAAAGATAAGGCAGGCCTGGGTCCCTCTTTCCCGCATCTCCCCGTATCTGATAAAAGCTGTGCTCATTGCCGAGGACGATAAATTCTATCAGCATGAAGGCTTTGATTTTGAGGCAATGCAAAAGGCCTTCGAGAAAGACATCAAGCAGAAAAAGTTCAAATTCGGCGGAAGCACCATAAGCCAGCAGCTTGCAAAAAACCTGTTCCTGTCACCGTCTAAAAATCCTTTGCGGAAATTAAAAGAGGCAATACTCACATGGAGGATAGAGAAGACACTTTCAAAAAGGAGAATACTTGAACTATATTTGAATGTCGCCGAGTGGGGTGAAGGAATATTCGGAATAGAAGCGGCCTCTTTCCACTACTTCGGAAAACCTGCATCAGATTTAAGTCCTGAAGAAGCCGCAAGACTTGCCTCAGTACTGCCGAATCCGAGGAAGTTCAACCCAACAGGTACATCAAGGTATGTGGAAAAACGCTCACGATTGATCTATGACATAATGGTGCGAAGGGGCATCGTGACGGATGAATTTGATTTATTGGAGTAG